The following coding sequences lie in one Carassius auratus strain Wakin unplaced genomic scaffold, ASM336829v1 scaf_tig00020682, whole genome shotgun sequence genomic window:
- the LOC113076532 gene encoding uncharacterized protein LOC113076532 isoform X1 encodes MNTTSKDIHEASRPDWLLYTVPASAFLIGIVVFTYICKTQRPRNSRLPTKQRTNTTGHFATHTDNGYIKSGAQRCMESSENNKKDETQSYENVEAAIYSNQDKVTYYVSADEDYLTPDAIGEEEAVGPQKHRNTLQMPSNLTTTDGESYENMVECVYAQPRKQTQKLRHSTVNDDYINPDEDGKQDTDYINPDEDGKQDTDYINSKQQPMAPWRMIHMRR; translated from the exons ATGAACACAACAAGCAAGGACATCCATGAAG CATCTCGACCTGATTGGTTGCTCTACACAGTTCCAGCTTCAGCCTTTCTGATTGGAATTGTTGTGTTCACGTACATCTGCAAAACACAGCGTCCCAGGAACAGCAGAT TGCCCACAAAGCAGAGGACAAACACAACTGGACATTTTGCCACACACACTGACAATGG GTACATTAAGAGCGGTGCTCAGAGGTGTATGGAGAGCTCTGAAAACAACAAGAAGG ATGAGACGCAGTCATATGAGAATGTAGAAGCAGCTATCTACAGCAATCAAGACAAAGTCACATACTATGTTTCTGCAGATGAAG ATTATCTTACCCCAGATGCAATTGGGGAAGAGGAAGCTGTGGGGCCACagaaacatcgcaacaccctacAAATGCCTAGCAATCTGACAACTACGG ATGGAGAGTCGTATGAGAATATGGTGGAGTGTGTATATGCTCAGCCTCGCAAACAGACACAGAAGCTCCGACACTCCACTGTAAACGACG ATTACATAAATCCTGATGAAGATGGAAAACAAGACACTG ACTACATAAATCCGGATGAAGATGGAAAACAAGACACTG ACTACATAAATAGTAAACAGCAGCCCATGGCACCATGGAGGatg ATTCATATGAGAAGATGA
- the LOC113076532 gene encoding uncharacterized protein LOC113076532 isoform X2 yields the protein MNTTSKDIHEASRPDWLLYTVPASAFLIGIVVFTYICKTQRPRNSRLPTKQRTNTTGHFATHTDNGYIKSGAQRCMESSENNKKDETQSYENVEAAIYSNQDKVTYYVSADEDYLTPDAIGEEEAVGPQKHRNTLQMPSNLTTTDGESYENMVECVYAQPRKQTQKLRHSTVNDDYINPDEDGKQDTDYINSKQQPMAPWRMIHMRR from the exons ATGAACACAACAAGCAAGGACATCCATGAAG CATCTCGACCTGATTGGTTGCTCTACACAGTTCCAGCTTCAGCCTTTCTGATTGGAATTGTTGTGTTCACGTACATCTGCAAAACACAGCGTCCCAGGAACAGCAGAT TGCCCACAAAGCAGAGGACAAACACAACTGGACATTTTGCCACACACACTGACAATGG GTACATTAAGAGCGGTGCTCAGAGGTGTATGGAGAGCTCTGAAAACAACAAGAAGG ATGAGACGCAGTCATATGAGAATGTAGAAGCAGCTATCTACAGCAATCAAGACAAAGTCACATACTATGTTTCTGCAGATGAAG ATTATCTTACCCCAGATGCAATTGGGGAAGAGGAAGCTGTGGGGCCACagaaacatcgcaacaccctacAAATGCCTAGCAATCTGACAACTACGG ATGGAGAGTCGTATGAGAATATGGTGGAGTGTGTATATGCTCAGCCTCGCAAACAGACACAGAAGCTCCGACACTCCACTGTAAACGACG ATTACATAAATCCTGATGAAGATGGAAAACAAGACACTG ACTACATAAATAGTAAACAGCAGCCCATGGCACCATGGAGGatg ATTCATATGAGAAGATGA